The window CAGCGTGGCAGCCTGTTTTTCAGCATTCCGTGACGCCAGCTTCGTCTTCGAGATGGAATCACCTATTTGGCGTAACCAATCGTCCAGTTCCTTTTTGGCCTGTTGTCGCAACTCCTCCTTTTTCCTCTCCTCCTCGAGGTCCTTCTCCTCTAGTCGTTGTTTCTGCTCCTCGCGCCATTTGCGCAGTTTTTCTGGCTCCTCCCGCGATGGCGGGGGTCCCGAAATCCCCAGGGGTTCATTGGACTCGCCACCGATGACCTCAAAACTGCCCGTTGAGGACTCTAGGCCAGCGCCCCCCGTTGCAGAAAGTTCGCTGCCTAAGACATCGCCAGCACTACTGCTTCCTCCGCCTAGGAGCTCGCCCAATCCGTCGTCCGTTGTGGCAGCTGGAGCGGATGTGGCGGAGCCTCCCGTGATCTCAGCCTCGAGATCCCCGAGGGCAGACTGTTCGCGCGCCAAAAACTCGGCGGCGGGATCGACTTCCTCCTTGGGGGCGGCGAAATCGTCTCCGAAGTCCATGTCGATGTGCTCTAAAATGTTGTGATTGCGATTTAGTGGGCGTCTCACTCCATTTACACGTACGCAGAGTAGCTTCAAGCTGTTTCCGCCTGCAGTTCGCAATTCGATCCTACTTACCTCGCGTTTGATTTGGCTGGCTCTAAATGAAGATCGGATTGGGCGGATGACTAACCGGAAATtcggaaaaatatattttttcaattttcttttaGCAATGAATACGTAAAATGACTGTCATTAGCAAGTGAACCAACAATAAAACAGCAGAATATCGAACCGGTTCGGTTCAATCTGTGTTGAGTAACGAGTGGGTGGAGTTGCATATCGATACATTgttttcttaattatttttatttgttggaaaTCAAATAtggtttgtttatttatatattttaaagttataaacttaaaaataaaagaaattccTGGAAAAAGAAACTCGGCATTACGAACATAGTATTTTTAGGCCAACTAGTTTATTCGAAACAGTGCTGTCTAACGCGGGATTTAATTTGAATATTGTCGAATTGATCCCGATAGATGGGATAAGGCCATAGCCTTATCTCCAATCATGTCTTtgtaatataaattaaaaatttaaaaggaacGTTCCTACATTCTTAACATAAGTATATCAAtcaaatatttgcaaaaaCTTCAGCGAAGTTAGCAAATTGACCACTGGGTTAGCAAAAGAACTAGTTCTGGTGAAACAGTGTTGAGCAAGCCGCTGGATAGGTGCATACCTCGCCAATCAGAGGGGAGATTATATTGTTTATACACAACTAAATGTGCCTTAAACAGCCGCCATAAAACgtaaataaaaacgaaaattgATTATGATAAGTGGCAGCTTCGCAAATTGATCGCCGGCAGCTCTAAGTGTAGTCTTATACAACACTTCTGACAATGGCGCATTGCACGTGAAAAGCGAattctgtgtttatccttgaACAAGTTTCGCATCAAGTTGAAATATGTGTTATTCACTTACCTACTTATACTGACTATAGAACAGAGCTAAACTAATGGAAACTCCAAAGGAGAACAATACACGATGACGGCgaaacaaatacaaacaatAAACACTCCCGCGAGCGGTGAACCAGTTCGCAGTGGCATTATTTACGCGAACCATTGGCAGCAGAAACCAGTGGTTCACTAGCGGCCATTTTGGAGATTCGAAAGAGGAAGAGCGAGCGAATGCTACAAAAAGTTATGCACCGCAGTAAAAAAAGTTgcaatcaaaattaaatacaaaagtATCCTTTCAAAAACCGATGTGATGAGAATGCTGACCCCAAGCAGCCAGATTGTTTCGATCCGAAATCTATAACGACGACAAGTTAGTGCCACAATCCTCCAACACGCACGCATCTACCTATGAGCGTGTATATGTgcccagtgtgtgtgcgtgtgtgtgtgacgGTCGGTgtatgcatgtgtgtgtgtgtgagtgtgtttttgtgtgtatggatacatatacatatgtatgtatgtagaaGCGCAAAGTGCTGTAGGAAAATACGGAAAACGGAAAAAATATCcctagccaaaaaaaaaaccagaaaaaaaattacgAAAACAATATTATCCCTGCAATTGGATGACCTCTAATAACGGTACTCAAGTGCAACAGCCAATCTAAGCTCTCGGATAAGAGAAAAAAGCCTAAAAGGCGGGTTATTTTTCTGGCGAGCGCCAAGACACAAAATACAGACGCCAAAATTATGCAGGGGGAGCCAAGCGCAGCGTGGCTAAAAgggatacaaaaaaaaaaaagggaagcAGAATGAGGTGGGGGgataaaaagtgcaaaaaaaaaatgtatcttcAAGATGTAGGACTTTCTGGAATATTTCTGATAATTtagaacaaaaataaacacctGTTTTAGTGTATATAAGTTATatactttttaatattttaaattaattaagaaaaattatttaagaaaaaatcgaacTCTAAATGTAATCCCTTTGCAGTTACCGCTagccagcaggagcagcagcagcagttgaaTTCAATCCCAGCGCCATGGATCCCAACTCCAGCCCATGGTCGTATGCCTATAATCGGATTGTGCCCGCCAGTGCCGGGAGCTCTGGGGGCACCGCCGACGACTTCCAGCACCCGCATTTGGCCACCATTACGGCAGCGAGTATCGCCAGTTTTAATGCAGCAGCGGCTAGCGGTGGCAGCTTCGTACCACCGTCGCCCATCGGCAGCTATAATCCAGTATTTCAGCAGATATACCATCATGCGGCGGCAGCCAGTGTCCAGCCGAAGCCCGCCCACTATGCCTCGTCGGCGGTGAGCACGCCGCACCGCCAGCTCCAGCTGCCCAGTTCGCTGGACAAGCAGCTCAGCACGTTCCAGAATCAGGCGGCCGTATCGGCGGCCGCAGCTGCCGTTGCCAATAATGTGGCCTCGAATTATTATGGCGAGAATTCGTCGTCGAGCGGTGCCTCGCCCTCGCCCACAACAGTGGCTTTAACGTCCACATCGCTCACCTGGAACACGCCGAACATGATATCCAATACCTTCCTGGcgatgcagcagcagcaggcccaacagcagcagcaacaggcgcaacagcagcagcagcaggcgcaacaacagcagcagcaggcccaGCAGCAACTCAATCTGGTGGCCGACAAAGTGGTGAGTTTAGTTTCTTCTTTCAAGATTTAGACTCCGTTTATGCCACACATTGTTGCCACAAATCATTGGTCCCTGTTTTTTCATTCAAATTGCATCACAAGGACATTAATTGCattaattttccaaaaaaaactaagaatAATAAAGTAATCAGAGATGTTgaatattttgtttgttttttgagaAAGTGACCGAGTTGGTCCTTTCGAGCTATAGTCCTCCTCCCGCCAAAGTCTAACCTAGGGGAGGCCATCCACCATCATCTCTCTCTCATTAAGCCCTCGCTGTGTCTATCGCATTTCTCGCATACTAACCACACCACCCCCCCACCCTCCGAGAACCCAGTGACCACCAACCATTTAAGCTTACCACTTAGCCTctattcgaaaaaaaaaatcaaaaaccaaaaaaacaaaaaaactttccgatttcgatttcgattgGTGCGGTTTAGCTGATTAAGCAGGAAAAGCATATTAAATCCTACAACGATTCGATTCATCTGATTCACctgcaacaccaacaccaacaacaacagcagcagcagcaacaacaacagttgCAACAATTGCAACAGGAGGTCGGAGGAGGAGAGACGGAATTGGAAACGGATACCTATTACACGATCGATGGGAGGAAGGTGAAGGTGACCCGGAAAGATGGCCAGTCATTTAGGGCCACCATTGTAGAGCAGCCAAGCGACAGTCCCGGGCCCCAAGTCGCCGTCCCACCCACTGGCGGTGGAGGAGCCTATCCGGTGCAGTACGACAGTCCGGCATTGAGCTCGGCGGATGGCTCGCCAATCACGAATTTACACGCCGTGGACGTGGTCAGCACTGGGCCCCAGGCTCAGGTCATCGTCTACAAGACGATGGCATCTCCTCCGGTCCAAAGGCGATCCGAAACAGGCGCTGGCTCGTCTGCCGCTCCGCCCACCACGGTGGCCTATTCATCTGTGATACAAAGCAccctccagcagcagcaccatcCGCAGCAGCAGAATCTCTGCTGGACGAAGCTGGAGGAGGGAGCAAGCCAGgacagaggaggaggagaggaCATTAAGAATGTCCTTCAGCTGCAGGTGAAGCAGGAACAGCGCCAGCTGGACTATGCCAGCGAGCCATCCGCTGCGGTGGAGAGTGGCGGAGAGAATCTGGTATTCAACCTGCCACCCGGGCTAGAGATCAAGCAGACCTTCTATACCACCGGCGTGGTGGATGGggagcagctgcagctgcaggaGCAGGCGGGGCGGCGCCAGCATGTGGTGGCCAACATGATAATGTCGCCAGTGTCGTCGGCAGCTTCgtcggcggcagcggcagcagcagcagcagcggcggcagctgcagcggcggcaacggcaacggcggGCAACATAGCGTCACAGATTCAAGTAGTGCCGAAGGTTTGTAtgtcttttgttttatttctgtatgttatttgtttgtttttgatttgttttgtgAACTGCTATCCTTTTTGTTACTTCCTGTACAGAtctttttttgattaaaaGCCAGTAACTGCTCTTTAAACTCTGatatctctttttttttccatcaCAGACACTGGTTTCTTTGtgttttaaatgtttttgttaattaatttcTTGAAAAGTATTGTAAAATATCTccttaaacctttttttttattattaaaccgcatgtttaagttatttttttgtcttttggtGGCAGCCTCACTCTTTAGCATTTATTTTCAATCTAATCTCGCTTCGCTAACAGCTAACTAACGCTCTAATCTAAAGTCCTGTGGCCACTTTGAAACTGTGACGTTATGTTGTAATGGTACGAACCAATGTCCATCCAAAGGGGGGTTAGGGGGGCACAATCACCCAACCAAACACCCGAGCACCTAGCGCGCCCCTATGCTAAGAAATTATATATCCCCGCGAGAGGAAGACCCTTAACCAGCCGGTGTACATGTTCTCCAATTGTTCCTAATTGTTCTCATGTCTATAAGCTTATGCCGAGTGTCATAAGCATAGTAATAGTGCCATGTCCATGTCCTtcctgcaacagcaacagcaacatcaactgcaactgcaactgcatctGCTAACTATTGTCCTTTGTCCTCGTCTCTTTCCAGGAGGAGGTGAAGCCGCCGCCAAAGCCTGCGAAGACACCACGCAAGCGGCAGCCGAAGAAGACGCTCATACCGACCAGCAGCGACTATGGCAGCGTACGGAGTCCCCAGGAGCCGCAACATcaccagctgcagcagcaacagcaacagcagcagcagcacaatcagcagcagcagcagcaacagaataCGTACTACGACTTCAACAGCAAGTGGAACACGCCCCTCAAGACGGAAAACAATGCGGCGTCTGTGTCGCCAGCGGCCACCATCAACATACCCACATATCCGCAGCagagccagcagcagcagcagcaacagcaccagcaacaacagcagcagcaacaggcgGCGGCACAGCAGCAACACCTGCCGCAACCGGCCCATCTGCAGTCGTCCCAGGCCCAGTCGCATCTGACCCAGTTGGCGCAATACTATCCAGCCTTCCCCCAGCCCATCGCTTCCCAGTACACGGCCTgcatgcagcagcagcagcagcaggcgcaacagcaacaggcgcaacaacagcagcaggcgCAGCAGCAAGCCGCCTATACGcaacagcagcaccagcaggcctacacgcagcagcagcaggcggcTCAACAGCAGGCCCAGCAACAGCGCCAGGAGAAGACCGagcagcaggaggaggaggcgtcagctgcggcggcggcagcagctgcTGCGGCGGCCAGTAACAAGGTGATCGTCCCGAATATCGAGGAGGAGCTGGACTTTCTGGCCGATACGAGCAGCACTCCGAAGCAGGGCTACGCCAATTCCATCTCCAGCAATGGTCGGGGCACCAACTCCTCGACCAACAACACCAACTTCGGCATCCGCAATCCCAACAAGACGCCATCCCCGGAGCCGCCCTGTCCCCAGAACGGACATGGTCACGGTACAGTGACCGCGCCATCAACGCCTGCCGCCAGTGCTCCAACGCCCGCTTACAGTCCCGCTGCCCCGAAGCCCGTCAGTGTGGGCACACAGATCGGGGAGAAGAAGACGCAGTTCATGGACAGCTATCTGAAGTTTCTGCAGGGGGAGCGGGACGATGATCCGCCGCCAGTTGTGAAGCCATCCAGAAAGTTGAACTACCCGAGGGCGCCGTACAAGCGGAAAGGGGGTAAGGGAGCTGGGAGCGGTGGCGACGAACCGGCCACATCGCAGGCCCCCCAGTCGGCGGGGGATGGGGGCCAGGCGGTCGATGGGCTGACAGGACTTGTGGGCGATGATGGGCATCGCATCAAAATACTCTCACAGACGCAGATCCTGCCGAAGAAGCGTCCGCATGCGCATATGGTGGCC of the Drosophila ananassae strain 14024-0371.13 chromosome 2R, ASM1763931v2, whole genome shotgun sequence genome contains:
- the LOC6507940 gene encoding clathrin light chain, with translation MDFGDDFAAPKEEVDPAAEFLAREQSALGDLEAEITGGSATSAPAATTDDGLGELLGGGSSSAGDVLGSELSATGGAGLESSTGSFEVIGGESNEPLGISGPPPSREEPEKLRKWREEQKQRLEEKDLEEERKKEELRQQAKKELDDWLRQIGDSISKTKLASRNAEKQAATLENGSIEPGTEWERIAKLCDFNPKVNKAGKDVSRMRSIYLHLKQNPIQVQKST
- the LOC6507109 gene encoding mediator of RNA polymerase II transcription subunit 15 isoform X3 is translated as MDPNSSPWSYAYNRIVPASAGSSGGTADDFQHPHLATITAASIASFNAAAASGGSFVPPSPIGSYNPVFQQIYHHAAAASVQPKPAHYASSAVSTPHRQLQLPSSLDKQLSTFQNQAAVSAAAAAVANNVASNYYGENSSSSGASPSPTTVALTSTSLTWNTPNMISNTFLAMQQQQAQQQQQQAQQQQQQAQQQQQQAQQQLNLVADKVEEVKPPPKPAKTPRKRQPKKTLIPTSSDYGSVRSPQEPQHHQLQQQQQQQQQHNQQQQQQQNTYYDFNSKWNTPLKTENNAASVSPAATINIPTYPQQSQQQQQQQHQQQQQQQQAAAQQQHLPQPAHLQSSQAQSHLTQLAQYYPAFPQPIASQYTACMQQQQQQAQQQQAQQQQQAQQQAAYTQQQHQQAYTQQQQAAQQQAQQQRQEKTEQQEEEASAAAAAAAAAAASNKVIVPNIEEELDFLADTSSTPKQGYANSISSNGRGTNSSTNNTNFGIRNPNKTPSPEPPCPQNGHGHGTVTAPSTPAASAPTPAYSPAAPKPVSVGTQIGEKKTQFMDSYLKFLQGERDDDPPPVVKPSRKLNYPRAPYKRKGGKGAGSGGDEPATSQAPQSAGDGGQAVDGLTGLVGDDGHRIKILSQTQILPKKRPHAHMVAAAAAAESAPSSSSVIQQPGDQAAFRPYAQQQQQQQQQQQQQQQQQQQSMSGQHFVQQHCAQLAAGQDPLSVPPRREQCSRKAKQSSMHAMLLNSSAAAVGDGNNVNEQDEFTDSDTDPVWTPQEEDSDDAGKGYGKRKLARRSKGTPRKNTYEHPQQMQQQQQPQQHHQLQQMQQVAQQQHHQQQQQQQVQQLAGGGDSGYNPQQNLAGVGDVGYASASSGASANSENFKTGDFIVLRSDLVNDWPTIWQVDSKCILQKYEPFRQNGKTFYHNMSKYASWNLETKKLYLKAPVRMQLHSHTETIVEFMRSELLADDTEQFIEKIMEDYLSYRDNFEIYIQTMISQALDPSFFSEITREKDDYFLGSVRVVDTIMENCKRKLLAITPWTRSTISSIETWPKCHVFSEWEQNNLTQKNCAGCHQPGIAVRFLLFGEPYNPNTMQTIPVDPRIAYEKDIVLCRICAARADLFHKIAHEKYNLFINCSQRVTEQQQQFPGKTSTEILNDLLAEHNWIDELFRNMRNCWAEVESLERQKRFREVMQ
- the LOC6507109 gene encoding probable serine/threonine-protein kinase yakA isoform X5 → MDPNSSPWSYAYNRIVPASAGSSGGTADDFQHPHLATITAASIASFNAAAASGGSFVPPSPIGSYNPVFQQIYHHAAAASVQPKPAHYASSAVSTPHRQLQLPSSLDKQLSTFQNQAAVSAAAAAVANNVASNYYGENSSSSGASPSPTTVALTSTSLTWNTPNMISNTFLAMQQQQAQQQQQQAQQQQQQAQQQQQQAQQQLNLVADKVEEVKPPPKPAKTPRKRQPKKTLIPTSSDYGSVRSPQEPQHHQLQQQQQQQQQHNQQQQQQQNTYYDFNSKWNTPLKTENNAASVSPAATINIPTYPQQSQQQQQQQHQQQQQQQQAAAQQQHLPQPAHLQSSQAQSHLTQLAQYYPAFPQPIASQYTACMQQQQQQAQQQQAQQQQQAQQQAAYTQQQHQQAYTQQQQAAQQQAQQQRQEKTEQQEEEASAAAAAAAAAAASNKVIVPNIEEELDFLADTSSTPKQGYANSISSNGRGTNSSTNNTNFGIRNPNKTPSPEPPCPQNGHGHGTVTAPSTPAASAPTPAYSPAAPKPVSVGTQIGEKKTQFMDSYLKFLQGERDDDPPPVVKPSRKLNYPRAPYKRKGGKGAGSGGDEPATSQAPQSAGDGGQAVDGLTGLVGDDGHRIKILSQTQILPKKRPHAHMVAAAAAAESAPSSSSVIQQPGDQAAFRPYAQQQQQQQQQQQQQQQQQQQSMSGQHFVQQHCAQLAAGQGMLLDQQHSTNKHSTIATSTPCNNYNNNNNHHHTSGSVNSNANTANANSSTTTPTTPAPAPNPHHFINLLWPWQH
- the LOC6507109 gene encoding chromatin modification-related protein eaf-1 isoform X1, with product MDPNSSPWSYAYNRIVPASAGSSGGTADDFQHPHLATITAASIASFNAAAASGGSFVPPSPIGSYNPVFQQIYHHAAAASVQPKPAHYASSAVSTPHRQLQLPSSLDKQLSTFQNQAAVSAAAAAVANNVASNYYGENSSSSGASPSPTTVALTSTSLTWNTPNMISNTFLAMQQQQAQQQQQQAQQQQQQAQQQQQQAQQQLNLVADKVLIKQEKHIKSYNDSIHLIHLQHQHQQQQQQQQQQQLQQLQQEVGGGETELETDTYYTIDGRKVKVTRKDGQSFRATIVEQPSDSPGPQVAVPPTGGGGAYPVQYDSPALSSADGSPITNLHAVDVVSTGPQAQVIVYKTMASPPVQRRSETGAGSSAAPPTTVAYSSVIQSTLQQQHHPQQQNLCWTKLEEGASQDRGGGEDIKNVLQLQVKQEQRQLDYASEPSAAVESGGENLVFNLPPGLEIKQTFYTTGVVDGEQLQLQEQAGRRQHVVANMIMSPVSSAASSAAAAAAAAAAAAAAAATATAGNIASQIQVVPKEEVKPPPKPAKTPRKRQPKKTLIPTSSDYGSVRSPQEPQHHQLQQQQQQQQQHNQQQQQQQNTYYDFNSKWNTPLKTENNAASVSPAATINIPTYPQQSQQQQQQQHQQQQQQQQAAAQQQHLPQPAHLQSSQAQSHLTQLAQYYPAFPQPIASQYTACMQQQQQQAQQQQAQQQQQAQQQAAYTQQQHQQAYTQQQQAAQQQAQQQRQEKTEQQEEEASAAAAAAAAAAASNKVIVPNIEEELDFLADTSSTPKQGYANSISSNGRGTNSSTNNTNFGIRNPNKTPSPEPPCPQNGHGHGTVTAPSTPAASAPTPAYSPAAPKPVSVGTQIGEKKTQFMDSYLKFLQGERDDDPPPVVKPSRKLNYPRAPYKRKGGKGAGSGGDEPATSQAPQSAGDGGQAVDGLTGLVGDDGHRIKILSQTQILPKKRPHAHMVAAAAAAESAPSSSSVIQQPGDQAAFRPYAQQQQQQQQQQQQQQQQQQQSMSGQHFVQQHCAQLAAGQDPLSVPPRREQCSRKAKQSSMHAMLLNSSAAAVGDGNNVNEQDEFTDSDTDPVWTPQEEDSDDAGKGYGKRKLARRSKGTPRKNTYEHPQQMQQQQQPQQHHQLQQMQQVAQQQHHQQQQQQQVQQLAGGGDSGYNPQQNLAGVGDVGYASASSGASANSENFKTGDFIVLRSDLVNDWPTIWQVDSKCILQKYEPFRQNGKTFYHNMSKYASWNLETKKLYLKAPVRMQLHSHTETIVEFMRSELLADDTEQFIEKIMEDYLSYRDNFEIYIQTMISQALDPSFFSEITREKDDYFLGSVRVVDTIMENCKRKLLAITPWTRSTISSIETWPKCHVFSEWEQNNLTQKNCAGCHQPGIAVRFLLFGEPYNPNTMQTIPVDPRIAYEKDIVLCRICAARADLFHKIAHEKYNLFINCSQRVTEQQQQFPGKTSTEILNDLLAEHNWIDELFRNMRNCWAEVESLERQKRFREVMQ
- the LOC6507109 gene encoding AF4/FMR2 family member lilli isoform X2 encodes the protein MDPNSSPWSYAYNRIVPASAGSSGGTADDFQHPHLATITAASIASFNAAAASGGSFVPPSPIGSYNPVFQQIYHHAAAASVQPKPAHYASSAVSTPHRQLQLPSSLDKQLSTFQNQAAVSAAAAAVANNVASNYYGENSSSSGASPSPTTVALTSTSLTWNTPNMISNTFLAMQQQQAQQQQQQAQQQQQQAQQQQQQAQQQLNLVADKVQQQQQQQLQQLQQEVGGGETELETDTYYTIDGRKVKVTRKDGQSFRATIVEQPSDSPGPQVAVPPTGGGGAYPVQYDSPALSSADGSPITNLHAVDVVSTGPQAQVIVYKTMASPPVQRRSETGAGSSAAPPTTVAYSSVIQSTLQQQHHPQQQNLCWTKLEEGASQDRGGGEDIKNVLQLQVKQEQRQLDYASEPSAAVESGGENLVFNLPPGLEIKQTFYTTGVVDGEQLQLQEQAGRRQHVVANMIMSPVSSAASSAAAAAAAAAAAAAAAATATAGNIASQIQVVPKEEVKPPPKPAKTPRKRQPKKTLIPTSSDYGSVRSPQEPQHHQLQQQQQQQQQHNQQQQQQQNTYYDFNSKWNTPLKTENNAASVSPAATINIPTYPQQSQQQQQQQHQQQQQQQQAAAQQQHLPQPAHLQSSQAQSHLTQLAQYYPAFPQPIASQYTACMQQQQQQAQQQQAQQQQQAQQQAAYTQQQHQQAYTQQQQAAQQQAQQQRQEKTEQQEEEASAAAAAAAAAAASNKVIVPNIEEELDFLADTSSTPKQGYANSISSNGRGTNSSTNNTNFGIRNPNKTPSPEPPCPQNGHGHGTVTAPSTPAASAPTPAYSPAAPKPVSVGTQIGEKKTQFMDSYLKFLQGERDDDPPPVVKPSRKLNYPRAPYKRKGGKGAGSGGDEPATSQAPQSAGDGGQAVDGLTGLVGDDGHRIKILSQTQILPKKRPHAHMVAAAAAAESAPSSSSVIQQPGDQAAFRPYAQQQQQQQQQQQQQQQQQQQSMSGQHFVQQHCAQLAAGQDPLSVPPRREQCSRKAKQSSMHAMLLNSSAAAVGDGNNVNEQDEFTDSDTDPVWTPQEEDSDDAGKGYGKRKLARRSKGTPRKNTYEHPQQMQQQQQPQQHHQLQQMQQVAQQQHHQQQQQQQVQQLAGGGDSGYNPQQNLAGVGDVGYASASSGASANSENFKTGDFIVLRSDLVNDWPTIWQVDSKCILQKYEPFRQNGKTFYHNMSKYASWNLETKKLYLKAPVRMQLHSHTETIVEFMRSELLADDTEQFIEKIMEDYLSYRDNFEIYIQTMISQALDPSFFSEITREKDDYFLGSVRVVDTIMENCKRKLLAITPWTRSTISSIETWPKCHVFSEWEQNNLTQKNCAGCHQPGIAVRFLLFGEPYNPNTMQTIPVDPRIAYEKDIVLCRICAARADLFHKIAHEKYNLFINCSQRVTEQQQQFPGKTSTEILNDLLAEHNWIDELFRNMRNCWAEVESLERQKRFREVMQ
- the LOC6507109 gene encoding chromatin modification-related protein eaf-1 isoform X4 yields the protein MDPNSSPWSYAYNRIVPASAGSSGGTADDFQHPHLATITAASIASFNAAAASGGSFVPPSPIGSYNPVFQQIYHHAAAASVQPKPAHYASSAVSTPHRQLQLPSSLDKQLSTFQNQAAVSAAAAAVANNVASNYYGENSSSSGASPSPTTVALTSTSLTWNTPNMISNTFLAMQQQQAQQQQQQAQQQQQQAQQQQQQAQQQLNLVADKVLIKQEKHIKSYNDSIHLIHLQHQHQQQQQQQQQQQLQQLQQEVGGGETELETDTYYTIDGRKVKVTRKDGQSFRATIVEQPSDSPGPQVAVPPTGGGGAYPVQYDSPALSSADGSPITNLHAVDVVSTGPQAQVIVYKTMASPPVQRRSETGAGSSAAPPTTVAYSSVIQSTLQQQHHPQQQNLCWTKLEEGASQDRGGGEDIKNVLQLQVKQEQRQLDYASEPSAAVESGGENLVFNLPPGLEIKQTFYTTGVVDGEQLQLQEQAGRRQHVVANMIMSPVSSAASSAAAAAAAAAAAAAAAATATAGNIASQIQVVPKEEVKPPPKPAKTPRKRQPKKTLIPTSSDYGSVRSPQEPQHHQLQQQQQQQQQHNQQQQQQQNTYYDFNSKWNTPLKTENNAASVSPAATINIPTYPQQSQQQQQQQHQQQQQQQQAAAQQQHLPQPAHLQSSQAQSHLTQLAQYYPAFPQPIASQYTACMQQQQQQAQQQQAQQQQQAQQQAAYTQQQHQQAYTQQQQAAQQQAQQQRQEKTEQQEEEASAAAAAAAAAAASNKVIVPNIEEELDFLADTSSTPKQGYANSISSNGRGTNSSTNNTNFGIRNPNKTPSPEPPCPQNGHGHGTVTAPSTPAASAPTPAYSPAAPKPVSVGTQIGEKKTQFMDSYLKFLQGERDDDPPPVVKPSRKLNYPRAPYKRKGGKGAGSGGDEPATSQAPQSAGDGGQAVDGLTGLVGDDGHRIKILSQTQILPKKRPHAHMVAAAAAAESAPSSSSVIQQPGDQAAFRPYAQQQQQQQQQQQQQQQQQQQSMSGQHFVQQHCAQLAAGQGSVNSNANTANANSSTTTPTTPAPAPNPHHFINLLWPWQH